Proteins encoded in a region of the Mucilaginibacter sabulilitoris genome:
- a CDS encoding glycoside hydrolase family 127 protein: MAIIKSYRLLLLCGQLTFFSYQALAQTSNTDTHTIHPVSFQNVRIDDQFWSPKFKVWNSTTVYDVFDKLEGKYEPDRPDIIKEKEKLGRTRNAFQNFDWVAEGKKNTQQHDGPPWYDGLVYETIRGAADLLAEHPDKILEAKIDAYIARIAAAQNADPDGYINTYTTLMRPNQRWGTNGGDDKWQHDVYNSGMLMEAGVHYYKATGKTKLLNVAVKMSNYICTQMGPAPKSNVIPGHGGPEEALLKVYQLFKQQPALKKKMTIPVNENDYLAMVKFWIEDRGNYGEKDGSHARKSDSSYNQDHMPVLKQETIEGHAVRATLLATGVTATALETGDTRYANTANNYWNNMVGKRMFITGGEGAIANGERFGANYFLPESAYLETCASISSGFFSEQMNELKADGKYMDEFERVIYNNLLSGISLTGDHFFYENPLVGNGNKRWAWHDCPCCPPMILKMVGALPQYIYAYDSDHLYVNLFIGSEASFNINGTAVLLKQTTGYPWKGANKIEVTPKNTTKFAINVRIPGWAEGKENPFDLYHSKVNGGVSLKVNGQQVPVQPVKGYASITRSWKKGDVIELDLPMQPRLITTNDSVQTVKGKLALASGPIIYSFESLDNPGLKDYRLKSNASLAISYKPNLLNGINVITGKAADTSGKQVEFTAIPFYTIGNRQAGNPYQVWINEDTK, from the coding sequence ATGGCCATTATCAAAAGCTATCGCCTTTTATTATTATGCGGTCAGCTAACGTTTTTTAGTTATCAGGCTCTGGCGCAAACAAGCAACACAGACACACATACCATTCATCCTGTAAGTTTTCAGAATGTACGGATAGATGACCAGTTCTGGAGTCCTAAATTCAAGGTATGGAACTCAACTACGGTTTATGATGTGTTTGATAAGCTGGAAGGCAAGTATGAGCCGGACCGGCCGGATATTATCAAAGAAAAAGAAAAACTTGGCCGAACCAGGAACGCTTTTCAGAATTTTGATTGGGTGGCCGAGGGCAAAAAAAATACGCAACAACATGATGGCCCACCCTGGTATGATGGCTTAGTTTACGAAACAATCAGGGGGGCTGCCGATTTGCTCGCAGAGCATCCTGATAAAATACTTGAAGCTAAAATTGATGCTTATATAGCTCGCATTGCCGCTGCCCAAAATGCAGATCCGGACGGTTACATCAATACCTATACCACGCTCATGAGGCCAAACCAGCGTTGGGGGACAAATGGCGGAGATGATAAATGGCAGCATGATGTTTACAATTCGGGCATGTTGATGGAAGCGGGTGTTCATTATTACAAAGCCACCGGAAAAACCAAGTTATTGAACGTGGCTGTTAAAATGAGTAATTATATATGCACACAAATGGGACCTGCACCCAAAAGCAATGTTATACCCGGTCATGGCGGCCCTGAGGAAGCACTGCTTAAGGTTTATCAGTTATTTAAACAACAACCTGCGCTGAAAAAGAAGATGACTATTCCGGTAAATGAGAACGATTACCTGGCGATGGTGAAATTCTGGATTGAAGACCGGGGTAATTATGGCGAAAAGGACGGATCGCATGCAAGAAAAAGCGACAGTTCTTATAATCAGGATCACATGCCTGTATTAAAGCAGGAAACAATAGAAGGGCATGCGGTACGTGCAACACTATTAGCCACAGGAGTAACTGCTACAGCCTTAGAAACCGGCGACACGCGTTATGCCAACACTGCCAACAACTACTGGAACAATATGGTTGGCAAGCGGATGTTTATTACCGGTGGAGAAGGAGCAATTGCCAATGGCGAACGTTTTGGCGCCAATTATTTTTTACCGGAGTCGGCCTATCTGGAAACCTGCGCGTCAATTAGTTCGGGCTTTTTTAGCGAACAAATGAACGAGCTAAAAGCCGATGGAAAGTATATGGATGAATTTGAAAGGGTTATTTATAATAATTTACTTTCGGGCATTTCATTAACGGGAGATCATTTTTTTTATGAAAACCCGCTTGTTGGTAATGGTAATAAACGATGGGCATGGCATGATTGCCCTTGCTGCCCGCCAATGATATTAAAAATGGTTGGAGCGCTGCCGCAATATATTTATGCCTATGACAGCGATCATCTGTATGTTAACCTGTTTATCGGCAGCGAAGCATCATTTAACATCAATGGTACAGCCGTTTTATTAAAGCAAACCACCGGTTACCCCTGGAAAGGAGCCAATAAGATCGAGGTAACACCTAAAAACACTACAAAGTTTGCCATTAATGTCCGCATACCCGGCTGGGCTGAGGGCAAGGAAAATCCTTTTGATCTGTATCATTCAAAAGTTAACGGCGGGGTTTCGCTAAAGGTTAACGGACAGCAAGTACCTGTTCAACCGGTAAAGGGTTACGCTTCCATCACACGATCATGGAAAAAAGGAGACGTGATAGAGCTTGATTTGCCAATGCAGCCAAGACTAATAACAACTAATGATTCTGTTCAAACAGTTAAAGGGAAGCTGGCACTGGCCTCGGGGCCTATTATTTATAGTTTTGAATCACTTGATAACCCGGGCTTGAAAGACTATAGGTTAAAATCAAACGCGTCACTTGCCATTAGCTATAAGCCAAATCTGTTAAACGGTATAAATGTTATTACCGGCAAGGCCGCAGACACATCGGGTAAGCAAGTTGAATTTACCGCTATCCCTTTTTATACAATCGGAAACCGGCAGGCCGGAAATCCCTACCAGGTGTGGATAAATGAAGATACTAAATAA
- a CDS encoding alpha-L-arabinofuranosidase C-terminal domain-containing protein, whose translation MAIKLNPSNKIFFIRMVVCTLSFTSVTALAQTSQITVDAAKVLNKIPAEMYGSCAEDVNHEIYGGLYDQRLFGESFEEPAPANGFAGWRQLPAAWRIGGGGNPSSAAPGFKLIHNNTFIKNGSFEATITFADRARNAGLLVRMNNVIPGNPAPNGYAIEISKGRGRVIIKKYLNGWHDVARSSVETDINGSIYLRVELQGGHIKVYTNNEQQPAVDFTDTKSPILSGQIGIYANNDASAFSKCAVVVSGVRINLPLTPAVSTRVSFQWNAISKNARAIYQLDTTTSFTGRQSQVIQFVSGKGRAGIANSGLNHWGIAVKKGQQFNGSIYLRSESFSGSVTLTLESADGNITYASAQIQQVGKSWKKYAFSIIATKTDSNSRFAIYIGKKGRLWVDQATLMNAHNKVFKDLPFREDIGVMMQKQGLNFLRYGGTMVNAPEYRWKNMIGKPDQRPPYKGHWYPYGSNGFGIEEFLKFCEASSFEPAFAINVEDSAQDIADMVEYLTGDIKSVGGKKRAAAGHAMSYKLRYIEIGNEEVIWGDKREDYQHYAERFNVLYNAIHAKNPEINLVCSVWWRPKSQNMELVFNAINRKASYWDLHTDADEANAGAKVDTNLQIMHDLFKKWDPNTTLKCAIFEENGGLHNLQRALGHATTLNAVRRHGDFVLTSCPANALQPYLQNDNDWDQGQIFFTPARVWGMPPFYAQQMASVNHLPLRIDSQTDGPLDVTATRSDDGKTMAIHVVNTGKVNLKTEINLKNFAGRKAQIQTITLSGNPDDENTPQKPEKIKSIKKQILNAGNKIEYDFPAYSYTILSFKNKTSPVF comes from the coding sequence ATGGCTATAAAGTTGAACCCGTCAAACAAAATATTTTTTATCAGGATGGTAGTGTGTACGCTGTCATTTACCTCAGTAACGGCGCTTGCACAAACGTCGCAGATAACTGTGGATGCTGCTAAGGTATTAAACAAAATCCCGGCGGAAATGTACGGCTCATGTGCAGAAGATGTAAATCATGAAATATACGGCGGTTTGTATGATCAGCGACTGTTTGGCGAAAGCTTTGAAGAACCGGCTCCGGCAAATGGCTTTGCCGGCTGGAGGCAGCTACCTGCAGCATGGAGAATAGGAGGAGGTGGTAATCCATCAAGCGCCGCGCCAGGCTTTAAACTTATTCATAATAACACCTTTATTAAAAATGGAAGTTTTGAAGCAACCATAACATTTGCAGACAGGGCCCGTAACGCGGGTTTGTTGGTGCGGATGAATAATGTTATCCCCGGTAACCCTGCTCCTAACGGATATGCCATTGAAATATCTAAAGGGAGGGGTAGGGTAATTATAAAAAAGTATTTAAACGGTTGGCATGACGTTGCCCGCAGCAGTGTTGAAACGGATATAAATGGAAGTATTTACCTCCGTGTTGAATTGCAAGGCGGACATATTAAGGTATACACTAATAATGAGCAACAACCGGCAGTGGATTTTACAGATACCAAATCGCCAATACTATCTGGTCAGATAGGTATATATGCTAATAACGATGCTTCCGCGTTCAGCAAATGCGCAGTCGTGGTAAGTGGAGTAAGAATAAATTTGCCTTTAACGCCGGCTGTATCAACACGGGTAAGTTTTCAGTGGAACGCCATAAGTAAAAATGCCCGGGCTATTTATCAGCTTGATACTACAACGTCTTTTACCGGCCGGCAGTCGCAGGTTATTCAGTTTGTTAGCGGTAAGGGCAGGGCGGGCATAGCCAATAGCGGACTTAATCACTGGGGTATTGCCGTTAAAAAGGGGCAACAGTTTAATGGATCGATATATCTTAGGTCTGAATCTTTTTCGGGTTCGGTAACCTTAACACTCGAAAGTGCCGATGGAAACATAACCTATGCATCTGCGCAAATACAGCAGGTTGGTAAGTCATGGAAAAAATATGCATTCTCAATTATTGCAACTAAAACAGATAGCAATTCACGCTTTGCAATTTACATTGGCAAAAAAGGCAGGCTCTGGGTTGACCAGGCAACTTTGATGAATGCCCATAATAAAGTTTTCAAGGATTTGCCTTTTCGGGAAGATATTGGGGTAATGATGCAAAAGCAAGGGCTTAACTTTTTACGGTATGGCGGAACAATGGTAAACGCCCCGGAATACCGATGGAAAAATATGATTGGGAAACCGGATCAACGACCACCATACAAAGGGCATTGGTATCCCTACGGCTCAAACGGTTTTGGAATAGAGGAATTTTTAAAATTCTGCGAAGCCTCCAGCTTTGAACCTGCGTTTGCTATAAATGTAGAAGACTCCGCACAGGATATTGCAGACATGGTGGAATATCTTACAGGCGATATAAAGTCAGTCGGAGGTAAAAAACGCGCAGCTGCAGGACACGCTATGTCCTACAAACTCCGATACATTGAGATCGGTAATGAAGAGGTAATTTGGGGCGATAAAAGGGAAGATTACCAACATTATGCAGAGCGGTTTAATGTACTATACAATGCCATACATGCTAAAAATCCTGAAATTAATTTAGTATGCTCGGTATGGTGGCGACCAAAATCGCAAAATATGGAGTTGGTTTTCAATGCTATCAATAGAAAAGCATCTTATTGGGATTTACATACCGACGCTGATGAGGCAAACGCCGGAGCGAAGGTGGATACAAATTTACAAATCATGCATGATTTGTTTAAAAAATGGGATCCCAATACTACCTTAAAATGTGCCATTTTTGAAGAGAACGGTGGACTACATAATTTACAAAGGGCACTTGGCCATGCTACTACCCTCAATGCTGTCAGGAGACATGGAGATTTCGTGCTGACCTCTTGTCCGGCTAATGCCTTGCAGCCCTATCTCCAAAACGATAACGACTGGGATCAGGGGCAGATATTTTTTACCCCGGCCCGGGTTTGGGGAATGCCGCCCTTTTATGCGCAGCAAATGGCATCGGTAAATCACCTTCCGTTAAGAATAGACTCCCAAACAGATGGCCCGCTTGATGTTACAGCCACACGTTCCGATGATGGAAAAACAATGGCTATTCATGTTGTTAACACAGGTAAAGTAAATTTAAAAACAGAAATTAACCTTAAGAACTTCGCTGGCAGAAAAGCTCAAATACAAACAATCACTCTTTCGGGGAACCCTGATGACGAAAATACTCCACAGAAGCCAGAAAAAATAAAATCGATAAAAAAACAAATACTTAACGCTGGCAATAAAATTGAGTATGACTTCCCAGCTTATTCGTATACCATTTTAAGTTTTAAAAACAAGACTTCTCCTGTTTTTTAA
- a CDS encoding helix-turn-helix domain-containing protein, with protein MLLEFKRIVKDCFTGQPGKKWLKSAEVKKLLGISHGFLQSLRDSSVLPFTRIGGSIYYDYEDITFMMSANKSA; from the coding sequence ATGCTTCTGGAATTCAAGCGCATTGTCAAAGATTGCTTTACCGGTCAGCCTGGAAAAAAATGGTTGAAGTCCGCTGAGGTTAAAAAACTGCTCGGCATCTCACACGGCTTTCTTCAGTCATTAAGAGATAGCAGCGTCCTTCCTTTTACCAGGATCGGTGGCTCCATTTATTATGACTACGAGGACATTACGTTTATGATGTCTGCCAACAAAAGCGCTTGA